A part of Microbulbifer sp. MI-G genomic DNA contains:
- a CDS encoding CobW family GTP-binding protein produces MADKERIREVPTNVITGFLGVGKTTAIRHLLENKPADERWAVLVNEFGEVGVDGALFESGKKGTVYIREVPGGCMCCAAGLPMQVALNQLLASARPHRLLIEPTGLGHPHEVLMALSEAVRNGVLDLRSTLTLVDAGCIAEERYRYNETFRQQLEVADLVVANKSDLYGPQDLENLHRFLSCLGNGAVKPLQAVEQGRIKIDWLQTPSNFQIASGHQHQQPALQSLDTQEPLPECGYIRLENSGEGYHSCGWRFAPGHVFDYERLFSLISGAEIERMKGVFISEQGVFGFNKAGQVLTVLELDDTMESRIEIIDCKQRDWDGMESSWIGALADG; encoded by the coding sequence GTGGCAGATAAAGAACGGATACGCGAAGTACCGACAAATGTCATTACCGGCTTTCTCGGTGTCGGTAAGACAACGGCAATTCGTCACCTTCTGGAAAACAAGCCTGCTGATGAGCGCTGGGCGGTGTTGGTCAATGAGTTTGGTGAGGTGGGCGTTGATGGCGCACTTTTTGAATCCGGGAAGAAAGGCACAGTATATATTCGGGAAGTACCCGGTGGTTGTATGTGCTGTGCGGCCGGCCTGCCTATGCAGGTTGCACTGAATCAGCTGCTGGCCAGCGCAAGGCCCCATCGGCTGCTGATTGAACCCACTGGACTTGGCCATCCGCACGAGGTATTGATGGCGCTGTCCGAGGCTGTCAGAAATGGTGTGCTGGACCTTCGCAGTACTCTTACACTGGTGGATGCAGGGTGTATTGCGGAAGAGCGCTACCGGTACAATGAGACTTTTCGCCAGCAGCTGGAGGTGGCCGATCTGGTGGTGGCAAACAAGTCCGACCTCTATGGTCCCCAGGATTTGGAAAACCTACACCGCTTTCTGTCTTGTTTGGGGAACGGCGCGGTTAAACCGCTGCAAGCGGTAGAACAAGGTCGCATCAAGATCGATTGGCTGCAGACCCCAAGTAATTTCCAGATTGCCTCTGGTCACCAGCATCAACAACCGGCTCTGCAGTCGTTGGATACACAGGAACCGCTACCGGAGTGTGGCTATATCCGCCTGGAGAACAGCGGTGAGGGGTACCACAGTTGCGGTTGGCGCTTTGCTCCCGGGCATGTGTTTGATTATGAGCGACTTTTTTCTCTGATCAGTGGTGCCGAAATTGAAAGGATGAAGGGCGTTTTTATCAGTGAGCAGGGTGTGTTCGGGTTTAACAAGGCGGGCCAGGTCTTGACCGTTTTGGAACTTGATGACACGATGGAAAGCCGGATAGAGATAATAGACTGCAAGCAGCGGGACTGGGATGGGATGGAATCTTCCTGGATCGGTGCACTGGCGGATGGCTGA
- a CDS encoding Fur family transcriptional regulator, with protein MKASQIKQALSVAEQTCRNSGVSLTEKRRNVLSILLRSKTPLSAYEIAEQYQWDYDNSIPAMSVYRMLDFLAEENLVHKLNSENKYLACAHIACDHSHQIPQFLICNRCSKVREIGIKPEVIAALRDTVESAGYHFQTSQLELECLCDECGRDAA; from the coding sequence ATGAAAGCATCCCAAATAAAACAGGCCTTGAGTGTGGCAGAGCAGACCTGCCGAAATTCAGGGGTCAGTCTGACCGAGAAACGCAGAAATGTACTTAGCATATTGCTGCGGTCAAAAACTCCGCTCTCTGCTTATGAGATTGCAGAGCAGTACCAATGGGATTATGACAATTCAATCCCGGCTATGTCCGTTTATCGGATGCTGGATTTTCTGGCTGAAGAAAACTTGGTCCACAAGCTCAATTCAGAGAACAAATATTTGGCGTGTGCGCATATCGCCTGTGATCACAGTCATCAAATCCCGCAATTTTTGATCTGCAATCGCTGTAGCAAAGTGCGGGAAATAGGTATCAAACCCGAAGTCATCGCCGCACTGCGCGATACGGTTGAAAGTGCCGGCTATCACTTTCAAACGTCACAGCTGGAGCTGGAATGTCTCTGTGATGAATGCGGCCGGGATGCAGCTTAG
- a CDS encoding YifB family Mg chelatase-like AAA ATPase, with protein MNLSVTHARAQLGVSAPLVTVETHLANGLPAFHIVGLPETAVRESRDRVRSALINSHFEFPQRRITVNLAPADLPKEGGRYDLAIAIGILAASGQVPCEPLEQYEFLGELALTGTLREVSGALPAAIASTLAHRKLVVPQACGADAALAGGEVGSAASLLQVCAELHGRVPLPRAIPKPQETNVHCADLVDVRGQLKARRALEVAAAGGHNLLFYGPPGTGKTMLASRLPGILPPLTAAELIEVSAVYSSAGLSHQNRRPFRAPHHSASPVALVGGGSTPKPGEVSLAHRGVLFLDEMPEFPRQALEILREPLENGEVRISRAQAQVTFPASFQLVGAMNPCPCGYLGENRCRCSPDQIGRYRNKLSGPLLDRIDMQVEVSAMNAAQLQDTPTGEPSTVVRTRVCTARERQIRRQGRVNTLLQGVELEKHCALGNNEKHLMRQSIEKLGLSARSYHRILRVARTLADLAGAERTGTAHISEALAYRNLDRRRAITAST; from the coding sequence GTGAACCTCTCCGTTACCCATGCCCGCGCACAACTCGGAGTCTCTGCCCCATTGGTCACAGTCGAGACACATCTGGCCAATGGACTTCCCGCCTTCCATATTGTCGGCCTGCCTGAGACAGCGGTGAGAGAGAGCCGCGACCGGGTACGCAGTGCCCTGATCAATAGCCATTTCGAATTTCCCCAGCGCCGTATTACGGTCAATCTCGCGCCCGCTGACCTGCCCAAAGAAGGCGGGCGCTACGACCTGGCGATCGCCATCGGTATCCTTGCCGCCTCCGGCCAGGTACCCTGCGAACCTCTGGAACAATACGAATTTCTCGGCGAACTGGCGCTCACCGGCACTTTGCGCGAGGTCAGTGGCGCCCTGCCTGCAGCTATCGCCAGCACCCTTGCCCATCGCAAACTGGTGGTGCCGCAGGCGTGTGGTGCCGATGCCGCCCTGGCGGGAGGCGAAGTCGGCAGCGCCGCTTCACTATTGCAGGTATGTGCTGAGCTACATGGGCGTGTACCCCTGCCCCGCGCCATCCCCAAGCCGCAAGAAACCAATGTGCACTGTGCCGATCTTGTCGATGTACGCGGCCAGTTAAAAGCCCGGCGCGCCCTGGAAGTGGCTGCAGCTGGAGGCCACAACTTGCTTTTCTACGGCCCCCCCGGCACCGGCAAAACCATGCTGGCCAGCCGTCTGCCGGGCATACTGCCGCCGCTCACAGCCGCCGAGCTGATTGAGGTTTCCGCTGTGTACTCCAGCGCGGGCCTGTCGCACCAGAATCGGCGCCCTTTCCGCGCGCCTCATCATAGCGCCTCGCCCGTCGCACTGGTGGGAGGTGGCAGTACACCAAAACCCGGGGAGGTCTCGCTGGCCCATCGCGGAGTCCTGTTCCTGGATGAAATGCCGGAGTTTCCCCGCCAGGCACTGGAAATACTGCGCGAGCCCCTGGAGAACGGTGAAGTGCGTATCTCCCGCGCACAAGCCCAGGTCACCTTTCCCGCCAGCTTCCAGCTAGTGGGCGCCATGAACCCCTGCCCCTGTGGGTATTTGGGGGAGAATCGCTGTCGCTGCTCACCGGACCAGATTGGCCGCTACCGCAACAAACTTTCCGGACCACTACTGGACCGCATTGACATGCAGGTGGAGGTCAGCGCCATGAACGCCGCCCAATTGCAGGACACCCCCACTGGCGAACCCTCTACCGTGGTGCGCACTCGGGTGTGCACCGCCCGTGAAAGACAGATTCGACGCCAGGGCAGGGTCAACACCCTTTTGCAGGGTGTCGAGTTGGAAAAGCACTGTGCACTGGGAAACAATGAAAAGCATCTGATGAGACAGTCTATAGAAAAACTGGGGCTCTCGGCGCGCAGCTACCACCGTATACTCAGGGTCGCCCGCACCCTGGCAGACCTTGCAGGCGCTGAAAGAACCGGTACAGCACATATTTCCGAAGCCCTTGCCTATCGCAATCTGGACAGACGCCGAGCCATCACAGCCTCGACCTAA
- a CDS encoding accessory factor UbiK family protein — protein MTFAAKCCGLQSGANSDEFLSEELPVAADKLQQLLKELQQQGAVVSSDLRSALEVSLDRLPLVSQREFDTQVDILRRTREKLARLEDKVEMLEQALTLGNNKPET, from the coding sequence ATGACTTTTGCGGCGAAATGCTGTGGGTTACAATCCGGTGCCAATAGCGACGAATTTCTGAGCGAGGAGTTGCCTGTGGCTGCGGATAAACTGCAACAGCTACTGAAAGAACTACAACAACAAGGCGCTGTAGTCAGCAGTGACCTGCGCAGTGCCCTGGAGGTGTCCCTGGACAGGTTGCCCCTAGTATCCCAGCGCGAGTTCGATACCCAGGTGGATATTCTGCGACGTACCCGGGAAAAACTGGCGCGCCTGGAGGACAAAGTGGAAATGCTGGAACAGGCCCTGACCCTAGGAAACAACAAACCCGAAACCTGA
- a CDS encoding alcohol dehydrogenase catalytic domain-containing protein, translated as MQITAAFVREKNGPFTLEPLELDPPSEGEILVRIAACGICRADLSVRDQYYPTPLPVVLGHEGAGVVEAVGKGVKTVSV; from the coding sequence ATGCAGATAACCGCCGCTTTTGTGCGCGAAAAAAATGGCCCGTTCACCCTTGAACCGTTGGAACTCGATCCACCTTCGGAAGGGGAGATTCTGGTTCGAATCGCAGCCTGCGGCATCTGTCGGGCAGACCTGAGTGTGCGTGATCAGTACTACCCAACCCCTTTGCCGGTTGTACTTGGGCACGAAGGGGCTGGCGTGGTAGAAGCAGTTGGCAAGGGGGTTAAGACGGTTTCCGTGTGA
- a CDS encoding S46 family peptidase, with amino-acid sequence MKIKDSIVFSVLATALLAGTGHANAAEPEDSVSTEGMWQPHQLPELSQELRSHGLKLNPDSMTKLTEFPMNAVISLGGCSASFVSPTGLVITNHHCAYGSISYNSTESQDLLAEGFLAKDMSEELPAAPGSRVYVTVSMNEVTDKVNDRLNDKMDGAARFAAIEDAKKSLVSECEEDPGHRCEVYSYYGGLNYYLIKQLEIRDVRLVHAPASSIGKFGGDIDNWMWPRHTGDYAFYRAYVGKDGKPADYSKDNVPYKPKHYLPVAAKGPVEGDFVMVAGYPGRTNRYRTAQEVQSNFSWYYPTMQRILGEWSETIAEATAENKDAELKYASRVAGLNNYSKNFTGMMEGYQRSDLLQRKHKLEKALQAWVESDETRQKKYQSTLDDLKALVVEKESAREQDLALNYMDNSAMLGAARQLYRLAKEGEKPDAERKRGYQERDLTRFTERMRRIERSFDASVDKQVWLYFLQRYQALPKEERIASFDQFLNIGNDRGELNAALDKMYRDTELSDVQVRESWIGKKPEDFAKSKDPFIQLAVAMYDDMLAREKQEEALQGRFAQLRPQYMALLIDYYHSLGKPVYPDANSSLRLTYGLVKGYQPPAGTIAKAADGNDGKQRFVPFTTLRGIKAKYTGEAPFDAPKALMEAIDEKNYGRYYKKQLDSIPVNFLSTVDITGGNSGSPTMNGRGELVGVVFDGTYDSINADWDFTNNTRAIHVDIAYILWVMEHIDGAGYLVREMGQ; translated from the coding sequence ATGAAAATAAAAGATTCTATCGTGTTCAGCGTCTTAGCCACCGCATTGCTCGCCGGCACCGGCCACGCCAATGCTGCCGAGCCGGAAGACAGCGTTTCCACCGAGGGTATGTGGCAGCCACACCAGTTGCCGGAGCTGTCTCAGGAGCTTCGCAGTCATGGCCTCAAGTTAAATCCGGACAGCATGACCAAACTCACTGAGTTCCCAATGAATGCGGTCATCAGCTTGGGAGGATGTTCTGCCTCCTTTGTTTCTCCCACGGGGCTTGTGATTACAAATCATCACTGTGCCTATGGCTCAATCTCTTACAATTCCACCGAATCCCAGGACTTGCTGGCGGAAGGTTTCCTGGCCAAGGATATGTCCGAAGAGTTGCCCGCTGCGCCGGGGTCGCGCGTCTATGTGACCGTATCAATGAACGAAGTCACGGACAAGGTAAATGATCGTCTGAACGACAAAATGGATGGCGCAGCCCGTTTTGCAGCGATTGAAGATGCCAAGAAGTCGCTGGTTTCCGAATGTGAGGAGGATCCGGGCCATCGCTGTGAGGTTTACAGTTATTACGGTGGGCTCAACTACTACCTGATAAAACAATTGGAAATTCGTGATGTGCGCCTGGTTCATGCGCCAGCATCCTCAATTGGCAAGTTCGGCGGAGATATCGACAACTGGATGTGGCCGCGTCACACCGGGGATTACGCTTTTTACCGTGCCTATGTCGGTAAAGATGGCAAACCCGCCGATTACTCTAAGGACAACGTCCCCTACAAACCCAAGCACTACCTGCCTGTGGCGGCGAAGGGGCCTGTGGAGGGTGACTTTGTGATGGTAGCTGGTTACCCCGGGCGCACCAATCGCTATCGAACCGCACAAGAGGTACAGAGCAATTTCAGTTGGTACTATCCGACCATGCAGCGGATACTGGGAGAGTGGTCGGAAACGATTGCTGAGGCCACGGCCGAGAATAAAGATGCTGAGTTAAAGTATGCCAGCCGGGTGGCGGGGCTGAATAATTATTCTAAGAACTTCACCGGTATGATGGAAGGGTACCAGCGCAGTGACCTTTTGCAGCGGAAACACAAGCTGGAAAAAGCGTTACAGGCTTGGGTGGAATCAGATGAGACCCGCCAGAAAAAATACCAGTCTACACTCGATGATCTGAAGGCATTGGTTGTTGAAAAAGAATCAGCCCGGGAACAGGATCTGGCTCTCAATTATATGGACAACTCCGCTATGCTGGGCGCAGCGCGACAACTGTACCGCCTGGCGAAAGAGGGGGAAAAGCCTGACGCTGAACGCAAGCGGGGCTATCAGGAAAGGGATCTGACGCGCTTTACCGAGCGTATGCGGCGTATCGAGCGCAGTTTCGATGCATCTGTAGACAAGCAGGTCTGGCTCTATTTTCTGCAGCGTTATCAGGCGCTGCCAAAAGAGGAGCGTATTGCCAGCTTTGACCAGTTCCTGAATATCGGTAATGACCGCGGTGAACTGAACGCGGCGCTCGACAAAATGTACAGGGATACAGAGCTGTCTGACGTACAGGTGCGCGAGTCCTGGATCGGCAAAAAACCAGAAGATTTCGCCAAGAGCAAAGATCCGTTCATCCAACTGGCGGTGGCCATGTACGATGACATGCTTGCCCGGGAGAAGCAGGAGGAGGCTTTGCAAGGACGCTTCGCGCAATTGCGTCCCCAGTATATGGCGTTACTGATCGATTATTACCATTCCCTGGGTAAACCGGTTTACCCGGATGCCAACAGCTCCCTGCGCCTCACTTATGGCCTGGTCAAAGGATACCAGCCTCCCGCTGGCACCATCGCAAAGGCTGCGGACGGAAATGATGGGAAACAGAGGTTTGTGCCCTTCACAACGTTGCGTGGCATCAAAGCGAAGTACACCGGTGAGGCCCCATTTGATGCCCCGAAAGCCTTAATGGAAGCCATCGACGAGAAAAACTACGGTCGCTATTACAAGAAGCAGCTCGATTCTATACCGGTTAATTTCCTCAGTACCGTGGATATTACAGGTGGTAATTCCGGGTCCCCCACAATGAACGGGCGTGGAGAGTTGGTGGGCGTGGTATTCGATGGAACCTACGACAGCATCAATGCGGACTGGGATTTTACCAACAATACCCGGGCTATCCATGTGGATATCGCTTATATACTGTGGGTGATGGAACATATCGATGGTGCCGGGTATCTGGTGCGTGAGATGGGCCAATAA
- a CDS encoding DUF6702 family protein, translated as MKQFFPLISVMGLLIFSLHAEAHRYHFGLTEISLNERAQTLEISHRFFVADIEKALSLAASKSLHSAQKQMEGYVNTRFQISDGNGDILHPRWVGMESDVHDIWIYQEVPLADIGSGKLKIRQSMLMEIERDQINTINVTHNGKTQSYTLKPGNSQVEIAI; from the coding sequence ATGAAACAGTTTTTTCCCCTGATATCTGTTATGGGGTTGTTGATATTTTCTCTACATGCAGAAGCGCACCGCTACCACTTCGGCCTGACTGAAATCTCGCTGAACGAACGTGCACAAACACTGGAGATTTCCCACCGTTTTTTTGTTGCTGATATCGAGAAAGCGCTGTCGCTTGCTGCCAGCAAATCGTTACACAGTGCACAAAAACAAATGGAGGGGTATGTAAATACCCGCTTTCAGATTAGCGATGGCAATGGTGATATTTTGCACCCACGGTGGGTGGGTATGGAATCGGATGTACATGATATCTGGATTTACCAGGAAGTTCCTCTGGCTGATATCGGCAGTGGAAAACTAAAGATACGGCAATCCATGCTAATGGAAATAGAGCGGGATCAAATCAATACGATTAATGTCACTCACAATGGGAAGACCCAAAGCTATACTTTAAAGCCCGGGAATAGTCAGGTTGAAATAGCGATATAA
- a CDS encoding amidohydrolase family protein yields the protein MRGALINGYTHIEDDHTGQYLDEPPMWEFWERASKLDTPIYLHPREPLPAQIGNYKNYASLVGSAWGFGHETATHVVRLMLSGLFDQNPGLIVILGHLGEGLPFLLPRLQHRLYKQRHGAGLGQAKKTVSEYFQENFYITTSGHFHTKALIDSIEEIGVDRVMFSVDSPYEDVEEGGNWFDNADMSDNDREKIGRENASGFLIYRGLAG from the coding sequence ATGAGGGGCGCATTAATTAATGGGTATACCCATATAGAAGATGATCATACCGGGCAGTATCTGGATGAACCTCCCATGTGGGAATTTTGGGAGCGCGCCAGCAAATTGGATACTCCTATTTATCTTCACCCACGCGAGCCTCTACCGGCACAGATTGGCAACTATAAAAATTATGCATCGCTAGTCGGGTCCGCATGGGGCTTTGGGCATGAAACGGCAACTCATGTGGTGCGGTTAATGCTCAGTGGCTTATTTGATCAAAATCCTGGATTAATTGTGATTTTAGGCCACTTGGGAGAAGGCCTACCTTTCCTTTTGCCCCGTCTGCAACATCGGCTGTATAAACAGCGCCATGGCGCAGGTCTTGGCCAGGCGAAAAAAACCGTTAGTGAATATTTTCAAGAAAATTTTTATATCACAACCAGTGGTCATTTTCATACAAAGGCCCTTATAGATTCTATAGAAGAAATTGGTGTGGACAGAGTGATGTTTTCAGTAGATTCACCCTATGAGGATGTAGAGGAAGGTGGCAACTGGTTTGACAATGCCGATATGAGTGATAATGATCGAGAAAAGATCGGCCGGGAAAATGCGTCAGGCTTTTTAATTTATAGAGGGTTGGCAGGTTGA
- a CDS encoding zinc-binding dehydrogenase has product MFPASAIPAMTGASPRRCLGTPRMGVREQINGAFFNQSAFATHAIATENNVVVIDKGADLITLAPLGCGFQTGAGAIMNSLRPEVGASLLVTGAGNAGLAAVMAVKITGCDPIIILDTVDSKLELALDLGATQVINGAKTKNTVSAVKGLSGGCCLCH; this is encoded by the coding sequence ATGTTTCCGGCAAGCGCTATTCCGGCCATGACTGGAGCATCCCCGCGCCGCTGTCTCGGTACACCGCGAATGGGTGTACGCGAACAAATCAATGGTGCTTTCTTCAACCAGTCGGCCTTTGCCACCCACGCTATTGCAACAGAAAACAACGTGGTGGTTATAGACAAGGGCGCTGACCTGATCACACTGGCGCCTTTGGGCTGCGGATTCCAGACCGGGGCAGGTGCCATCATGAATTCACTGCGCCCGGAAGTGGGCGCATCGCTGCTGGTTACCGGCGCCGGAAACGCTGGCCTTGCGGCAGTAATGGCTGTAAAAATTACCGGCTGTGACCCCATCATTATTCTGGATACGGTGGATAGCAAACTGGAGCTCGCGCTGGACCTTGGGGCAACGCAGGTGATCAATGGAGCCAAGACAAAGAATACCGTGTCTGCAGTCAAGGGTTTGTCCGGAGGGTGTTGCCTATGCCATTGA
- a CDS encoding M1 family metallopeptidase, translating into MNRHLLGRLGAALLAMSGIVESFAADSLNVTGDKFRQLEELLPTPNAYRAASGAPGHAYWQQQADYDIKVSLDDDKQLITATEAVTYTNNSPDTLRYLWLQLDQNRFKPDSAGNLAAAVDLESIAPDTIPFGTFRRAVVSGEFPGGYQITRVADSRGRDLPYTIVDTGMRIDLPQPLASGAKVTFQVDWAYNVIEQKALGGRSGYEYFERDDNYLYEIAQWFPRMAAYNDVSGWQNKQFLGRGEFALEFGNYRVAIEVPADHIVAATGVLQNPKEVLTTQQRERLRKARTASKPVMIVTMEEALENEKRRATKRKTWIFEAENVRDFSWASSRKFLWDAQGYKKGGTDTMAMSFYPEEGTPLWEKYSTESIIHTIDVYNRYSFDYPYPVSISVNGPVGGMEYPMITFNGPRPEIDEEDRSKRSYSRRTKYGLISVIIHEVGHNYYPMIINSDERQWTWMDEGLNTFVQFLAEQEWEEKYPSRRGDARKIVEYMKSENQVPIMTNSESILQFGNNAYGKPATALNILRESIMGRELFDFAFREYAERWKFKRPMPADFFRTMEDASGMDLDWFWRGWFYTTDNVDISLDAVHHYTVGTKNPDVEGPWNRARHEREPETVTAIENRARKLPRIVDAKPELEDFYNRHDEFDVSNADRNSYQGKLEELKDWEKDLLKVESNVYVLDFSNIGGLVMPLFLRLEYEDGSVEDLRIPAEIWARNAKKTSKLLVRDKSKILKSVILDPNWETADVNVENNFYPRRFIKSRLELFKDEKQRNLMKDWDVELKEAD; encoded by the coding sequence ATGAACAGACATCTACTCGGCCGCTTGGGAGCGGCACTACTTGCCATGTCCGGCATTGTCGAGAGCTTTGCCGCGGACTCCCTCAATGTCACCGGAGACAAGTTTCGCCAACTTGAAGAGCTTTTACCAACGCCAAATGCCTATCGTGCGGCTTCTGGTGCGCCCGGTCATGCCTATTGGCAACAGCAGGCGGATTATGACATCAAGGTTTCCTTAGATGATGATAAACAACTGATTACTGCTACTGAGGCAGTGACTTATACCAATAACTCTCCGGATACCCTGCGCTATTTGTGGTTGCAGCTGGACCAAAACCGCTTCAAACCGGATTCTGCCGGTAACTTGGCAGCAGCGGTAGATCTGGAATCAATTGCGCCAGACACTATCCCTTTTGGAACTTTTCGCAGGGCGGTTGTATCCGGAGAGTTTCCCGGGGGGTACCAGATTACCAGAGTGGCCGATAGCAGGGGCCGGGATCTCCCCTATACCATTGTGGATACGGGGATGCGGATCGATCTGCCGCAGCCACTGGCCTCAGGTGCCAAAGTGACCTTTCAGGTTGACTGGGCCTACAACGTGATTGAGCAGAAAGCACTGGGAGGTCGTTCCGGCTATGAGTATTTTGAGCGCGATGATAACTACCTGTACGAAATAGCCCAGTGGTTCCCCCGTATGGCGGCCTATAACGATGTCAGTGGCTGGCAGAATAAACAGTTCCTCGGACGCGGGGAGTTTGCTTTGGAGTTCGGTAATTATCGCGTAGCCATCGAGGTGCCGGCCGATCACATTGTTGCTGCCACAGGCGTTCTGCAGAATCCAAAGGAGGTGCTCACCACGCAACAACGTGAGCGACTGAGAAAAGCGCGCACGGCTTCGAAGCCGGTAATGATCGTCACTATGGAAGAGGCGCTGGAGAACGAGAAGCGTCGCGCTACCAAGCGTAAGACCTGGATCTTCGAGGCAGAAAATGTCCGCGACTTTTCCTGGGCATCTTCGCGCAAGTTCTTATGGGATGCGCAGGGTTACAAAAAAGGCGGTACTGACACCATGGCGATGTCATTTTATCCTGAAGAGGGCACACCGCTGTGGGAAAAGTATTCCACTGAGTCCATTATACATACAATCGATGTCTACAACCGCTACAGCTTTGACTACCCCTATCCGGTTTCTATTTCAGTCAATGGCCCAGTGGGTGGGATGGAATACCCGATGATCACCTTCAATGGTCCACGCCCGGAAATTGATGAGGAGGATCGCAGTAAGCGTTCCTATTCCCGCCGCACCAAATATGGGCTCATCTCGGTCATTATTCACGAGGTGGGACACAACTACTATCCGATGATCATCAACTCAGATGAGCGTCAGTGGACCTGGATGGATGAAGGGCTCAACACCTTCGTGCAATTTTTGGCTGAGCAGGAATGGGAAGAAAAATATCCGTCCCGTCGCGGTGATGCGCGAAAAATTGTTGAGTATATGAAAAGCGAGAATCAGGTTCCGATTATGACCAATTCGGAATCGATTCTTCAATTTGGCAATAACGCCTACGGTAAGCCCGCAACAGCATTAAATATCTTGCGTGAATCTATCATGGGGCGCGAGTTGTTCGACTTTGCATTCCGTGAATATGCCGAGCGTTGGAAATTCAAGCGGCCAATGCCAGCAGATTTCTTTCGTACCATGGAAGACGCCTCGGGTATGGATCTTGACTGGTTCTGGCGCGGCTGGTTTTATACCACTGACAATGTGGATATCAGCCTCGACGCTGTGCATCACTACACCGTAGGCACCAAGAATCCCGATGTGGAAGGGCCGTGGAATCGGGCTCGGCATGAACGTGAACCCGAGACAGTGACCGCCATTGAAAATCGTGCAAGAAAATTGCCCCGAATTGTTGATGCGAAACCGGAACTCGAAGACTTTTACAACAGACACGACGAGTTCGATGTATCCAATGCCGACCGCAATAGCTACCAGGGCAAACTCGAAGAGTTGAAAGACTGGGAAAAGGACTTGCTTAAGGTGGAGAGTAATGTCTATGTTCTGGATTTCAGCAATATCGGTGGCTTGGTAATGCCTTTATTCTTACGCTTGGAGTATGAAGATGGCAGTGTTGAGGATCTGCGCATACCGGCTGAAATCTGGGCGCGCAATGCGAAAAAGACCTCCAAACTGCTGGTACGCGACAAAAGCAAGATATTGAAGTCGGTAATTCTAGACCCTAACTGGGAAACTGCGGATGTAAACGTAGAGAATAATTTTTACCCGCGCCGTTTTATCAAATCGCGCCTGGAATTATTTAAGGATGAAAAGCAACGCAATCTGATGAAAGACTGGGATGTCGAGTTAAAAGAAGCGGACTAA